A part of Streptomyces sp. NBC_01210 genomic DNA contains:
- a CDS encoding IS4 family transposase codes for MLTRWVPPSLVDDVIRAAGRKERRVRLLPARVAVYFVLAMALFTDCGYRGVWAALTAGLPGPPVPDPSTAALRQARRRRGTAPLALLFDRLRGPLGTTDTRGVFWRGLRLVAWDGTCLEVADSPANLAHFTRHGVRTTRPAGYPQVRLTALIECGTRAVIDAVFGPVRHKELPQAHDLLPALEPGMLLPADRGYDGYQAIRGAADTGADLLWRVTAGRLLPVIHPLPDGTHLTLICDRRSGDRLAQWHHRGRITAQPSNLTAITMRVISYQITVTAADGTTRTSTIRLVTTLLDPNKHLAAELAALYHQRWEIETAYYGLKVPAGLCRDFRRAPLWSRNAWSETRILLSRPGPTASCQHVRSRIAHAEGCRPGERVRWAD; via the coding sequence GTGCTGACGCGGTGGGTGCCGCCGTCGCTGGTGGACGACGTCATCCGGGCGGCGGGCCGAAAGGAACGTCGGGTGCGGCTGCTGCCGGCCCGGGTGGCGGTCTACTTCGTGCTGGCCATGGCTCTGTTCACCGACTGTGGGTATCGCGGGGTGTGGGCGGCGCTGACGGCCGGGCTGCCCGGACCACCGGTCCCCGATCCGTCGACGGCAGCGTTGCGGCAGGCCAGGCGCCGACGGGGGACAGCACCGCTGGCCCTGCTCTTCGACCGGCTGCGCGGACCGCTCGGCACCACCGACACGAGGGGAGTGTTCTGGCGAGGGCTGCGGCTGGTGGCCTGGGACGGGACCTGTCTGGAGGTCGCCGACAGCCCCGCGAACCTCGCTCACTTCACCAGGCACGGCGTGCGCACCACGCGCCCGGCCGGGTACCCCCAGGTCAGGCTGACGGCCCTGATCGAATGCGGCACCCGGGCAGTGATCGACGCGGTCTTCGGACCGGTGCGGCACAAGGAACTACCGCAAGCCCACGACCTGCTGCCCGCCCTGGAGCCGGGCATGCTGCTGCCGGCCGACCGCGGCTACGACGGTTACCAGGCGATCCGGGGCGCCGCGGACACCGGCGCCGACCTGCTCTGGCGCGTAACGGCCGGACGTCTGCTGCCCGTCATCCACCCACTGCCGGACGGCACCCACCTGACCCTGATCTGCGACCGCCGCTCCGGCGACCGGCTCGCCCAGTGGCATCACCGCGGCCGCATCACCGCACAGCCCTCGAACCTGACCGCGATCACCATGCGCGTGATCAGCTACCAGATCACCGTCACCGCCGCGGACGGCACCACCCGCACCAGCACCATCCGCCTGGTCACCACCCTGCTGGACCCGAACAAGCACCTGGCGGCCGAGCTGGCCGCCCTCTACCACCAACGCTGGGAGATCGAGACCGCCTACTACGGACTGAAAGTCCCGGCAGGGCTCTGCCGGGACTTCCGTCGGGCACCACTTTGGTCCAGAAATGCCTGGTCAGAGACACGCATCTTGTTGTCCCGTCCAGGTCCGACCGCGTCATGCCAGCACGTCCGCTCACGCATCGCTCACGCAGAGGGCTGCCGCCCCGGGGAGCGAGTGCGGTGGGCAGATTGA
- a CDS encoding trypsin-like peptidase domain-containing protein: MAVSQESPYPIGKGMALAPPSIRSLYLSAKVNGHHLGSATGFTVVHEGNPFLITNWHVTSGRNPTDGQPIAVSGATPDTLTIRHLTEVTSSHVRWADFDEPLIDTHGYPLWFEHPEYARRVDVVALPLTNTSGVHILPYEEEFMQTRLRAGVSDWVNIVGFPFGESSGGSVAIWTKGAIASDMEIDYNLLPCFLIDARTREGQSGSPVINYSPGGATEMEDGKTAFLSAPAGNLLGVYSGRINRESDIGRVWKIRTVLEILAARQVGDNSLNGASIPSRQDRP; this comes from the coding sequence ATGGCGGTCTCCCAAGAATCCCCCTATCCGATTGGAAAGGGTATGGCTCTCGCCCCTCCCTCCATTAGATCCCTCTACCTCTCCGCAAAGGTAAATGGCCATCACCTCGGCTCTGCAACGGGATTCACCGTAGTCCACGAAGGGAACCCCTTTCTCATCACCAACTGGCACGTGACAAGCGGGCGCAATCCTACCGATGGACAGCCGATAGCCGTGTCGGGAGCCACTCCGGACACTCTAACCATTCGACATCTAACGGAGGTAACCTCTTCGCACGTGCGCTGGGCGGACTTTGATGAGCCGCTCATCGACACACACGGATACCCCCTATGGTTCGAGCACCCAGAATATGCCCGGCGTGTCGACGTAGTCGCCCTGCCCCTCACTAACACATCAGGAGTACACATCCTTCCCTACGAGGAAGAATTCATGCAGACCAGACTTCGAGCTGGAGTCTCAGATTGGGTCAACATAGTCGGCTTCCCTTTCGGGGAATCATCGGGCGGCTCCGTGGCTATATGGACGAAGGGTGCGATTGCATCCGACATGGAAATCGATTACAACCTGCTCCCCTGTTTTTTGATTGATGCCCGAACCCGAGAGGGGCAATCAGGTTCTCCGGTAATTAATTATTCCCCAGGAGGAGCCACCGAGATGGAAGACGGAAAGACCGCCTTCCTTTCTGCGCCTGCTGGAAATCTGCTTGGAGTCTACTCGGGGCGCATCAATAGAGAATCCGATATCGGTCGAGTTTGGAAAATAAGAACCGTCTTGGAAATCCTCGCCGCAAGGCAGGTTGGGGATAATTCCCTAAATGGCGCTTCGATTCCTTCAAGACAGGATCGCCCATGA